From Halorubrum salinarum, the proteins below share one genomic window:
- a CDS encoding DNA adenine methylase, giving the protein MAEPILKWAGGKRQLLDELYARFPAEFGRYHEPFVGGGAVFFDLEPARATVNDANPRLVNFYEQVRDRPDELISRLASFDDPESDPDPALPYAEETARGREVDAYYYQQRARFNRRPYEGSFDPLEEAALLLYLNRTCYNGLYRENADGGFNVPIGRYADPDWVQRDRIRRASDLLADAEIRNGDFAYVLDATEPGDVVYFDPPYEPMSATANFNEYSADGFDREDQRRLLDVAGELDDAGVWVVLSNSGVMYDAYAEAGFRVDREGATRAINSDADNRDAVDEIVATNVPPAERREAGQRELSGY; this is encoded by the coding sequence ATGGCCGAGCCGATCCTGAAGTGGGCCGGCGGGAAGCGACAGCTGCTCGACGAACTGTACGCCCGGTTCCCGGCCGAGTTCGGCCGGTACCACGAGCCGTTCGTCGGCGGCGGCGCGGTCTTCTTCGACCTCGAACCCGCCCGCGCGACGGTCAACGACGCGAACCCGCGGCTGGTGAACTTCTACGAGCAGGTCCGGGACCGCCCCGACGAGCTGATCTCGCGGCTCGCGTCGTTCGACGACCCCGAGAGCGACCCCGACCCGGCCCTCCCGTACGCCGAGGAGACGGCCCGCGGCAGGGAGGTGGACGCTTACTACTACCAGCAGCGCGCGCGGTTCAACCGCCGCCCCTACGAGGGCTCGTTCGATCCCTTGGAAGAGGCCGCGCTCCTCCTGTACCTCAACCGCACCTGCTACAACGGGCTCTACCGCGAGAACGCGGACGGCGGGTTCAACGTCCCGATCGGTCGGTACGCAGATCCCGACTGGGTCCAGCGGGACCGGATCCGTCGGGCGAGCGACCTGCTCGCCGACGCGGAGATCCGCAACGGCGACTTCGCATACGTCCTCGACGCGACCGAGCCCGGCGACGTAGTCTACTTCGATCCCCCCTACGAGCCGATGAGCGCGACCGCGAACTTCAACGAGTACAGCGCCGACGGCTTCGACCGCGAGGACCAGCGCCGCCTGCTCGACGTCGCCGGCGAGCTCGACGACGCCGGGGTGTGGGTCGTCCTCTCGAACAGCGGCGTGATGTACGACGCCTACGCCGAGGCGGGGTTCCGGGTCGACCGCGAGGGCGCGACCCGCGCGATCAACAGCGACGCGGACAACCGGGACGCGGTCGACGAGATCGTGGCGACGAACGTCCCGCCCGCCGAGCGCCGGGAGGCGGGCCAGCGCGAGCTGTCGGGGTACTGA
- a CDS encoding universal stress protein, with amino-acid sequence MTDLDIDLVLVPVDGSEESHEAVDYAIALAAEYDASVHALYVLDEEVVRAIDHGVVDESEVADDSEAFTDSVARRADAAGVPHSNSIAYGFSTSVKTVHPGSVVLDTAEELESDFIVVPREPVSGDPGEVLGKAAEYVLLYASQPVLSV; translated from the coding sequence ATGACCGATCTCGACATCGACCTCGTCCTCGTGCCCGTCGACGGCAGCGAGGAGTCACACGAGGCGGTCGACTACGCCATCGCGCTCGCGGCGGAGTACGACGCGAGCGTCCACGCGCTGTACGTCCTCGACGAGGAGGTCGTCCGCGCCATCGACCACGGGGTGGTCGACGAGAGCGAGGTGGCCGACGACTCCGAGGCGTTCACCGACTCCGTCGCCCGCCGCGCGGACGCGGCCGGGGTGCCCCACAGCAACTCCATCGCCTACGGCTTCTCTACGTCGGTGAAGACGGTCCACCCGGGGAGCGTCGTCCTCGACACGGCCGAGGAGCTGGAGTCGGACTTCATCGTCGTCCCGCGCGAGCCCGTCTCCGGCGACCCCGGCGAGGTGCTGGGGAAGGCCGCCGAGTACGTGCTGCTGTACGCGAGCCAGCCCGTCCTGTCCGTCTGA
- a CDS encoding DUF63 family protein translates to MVGGLLPTGTTLPPLPHLLAVLLATGGVVVALRRRRPRVTARRVLALAPWMALGSAAHVLYVVDALPPLLAPFAGSPTVYLTVGALAGAAWLAADAARPDRVAPTLAALGALCLVPVVAVAVGTGISPVGARWSTVALALTVPVAGAAWAGLTRLRPEAAVTGSVGALAVFGHALDGVSTAVGTTQLGFGERTPLSRLLLEVGGLPSLPVIGEGWLFLLVKLAVASAVVWLFAAYVRETPAEGYLLLGFVAAMGLGPAAHNLILFSVAA, encoded by the coding sequence ATGGTCGGCGGCCTCCTCCCCACGGGCACGACGCTGCCGCCCCTGCCGCACCTCCTCGCCGTCCTGCTCGCGACCGGCGGAGTCGTCGTCGCGCTCCGCCGCCGTCGCCCGCGGGTCACCGCGCGGCGCGTCCTCGCGCTCGCCCCGTGGATGGCGCTCGGCTCCGCGGCCCACGTCCTCTACGTCGTCGACGCGCTCCCGCCGCTCCTCGCCCCGTTCGCCGGTTCGCCGACCGTCTACCTCACCGTGGGGGCGCTCGCGGGCGCGGCGTGGCTCGCCGCCGACGCCGCGCGGCCGGACCGCGTCGCGCCGACGCTCGCGGCCCTCGGCGCGCTCTGTCTCGTCCCCGTCGTCGCGGTCGCGGTCGGCACCGGGATCTCCCCGGTCGGCGCGCGCTGGTCGACGGTCGCGCTCGCGCTCACCGTCCCCGTCGCCGGCGCCGCCTGGGCCGGGCTGACGCGGCTCCGCCCGGAGGCCGCGGTCACCGGCTCCGTCGGCGCGCTCGCGGTGTTCGGCCACGCGCTCGACGGCGTCTCGACCGCGGTCGGGACCACCCAGCTCGGATTCGGCGAGCGCACGCCGCTCTCGCGGCTCCTGCTGGAGGTCGGCGGGCTGCCGTCGCTCCCGGTGATCGGGGAGGGGTGGCTGTTCCTCCTCGTGAAGCTCGCGGTCGCGAGCGCCGTCGTGTGGCTGTTCGCGGCGTACGTCCGCGAGACGCCGGCCGAGGGGTACCTCCTCCTCGGGTTCGTCGCGGCGATGGGGCTCGGCCCGGCCGCGCACAACCTCATCCTGTTCTCCGTGGCGGCGTGA
- a CDS encoding DUF456 domain-containing protein has translation MVSLAAGLAIALLVVWTASSFVPFVPGGVLAALTVVGYAYTTGFAEPSLPALVALVAVSLLASAADLVSGMVSGRLGGASTRTVVVGTLIGIVLLIPLGPIGLVVGLGGTVFVAALDEHDGDTREAARQAAYAVVGALASAFVQAVLLAGVTVAFALAVV, from the coding sequence ATGGTCTCTCTCGCGGCCGGCCTGGCGATCGCCCTCCTCGTCGTCTGGACGGCCAGCTCGTTCGTCCCGTTCGTGCCGGGCGGCGTCCTCGCGGCGCTGACGGTCGTCGGCTACGCGTACACCACCGGCTTCGCCGAGCCGAGCCTCCCCGCGCTGGTCGCGCTCGTCGCCGTCTCGCTGCTGGCCTCCGCGGCGGACCTCGTGTCCGGAATGGTCTCCGGCCGGCTCGGCGGCGCCTCGACTCGGACCGTCGTCGTCGGGACGCTGATCGGGATCGTGCTCCTGATCCCGCTCGGGCCGATCGGGCTCGTCGTCGGGCTGGGCGGCACCGTCTTCGTCGCCGCCCTCGACGAACACGACGGCGACACGCGCGAGGCCGCCCGGCAGGCGGCCTACGCGGTGGTCGGGGCCCTCGCCAGCGCGTTCGTCCAGGCCGTCCTGCTCGCGGGCGTCACGGTCGCGTTCGCGCTGGCGGTCGTCTGA
- a CDS encoding DUF2150 family protein → MTDDDAVETFYTDERWQNWLDRLAEEELDPENEDSARLLLNLQDDAAIAVVKVLAAFDDDRIGEERAVEEVRDIREIVLADVEFDDEDKVMLIDGVQTSLVPVFYAAEEYVVGGVVDGDVSEFVRAAAEAEEGDDLDAALGYVVQAGTRVIDGEALDIELVEDLEYGLVSEWVNGLDSLQSAIEDPEVVEEED, encoded by the coding sequence ATGACCGACGACGACGCCGTCGAAACGTTCTATACCGACGAACGCTGGCAGAACTGGCTCGACAGGCTGGCCGAAGAGGAGCTCGACCCCGAGAACGAGGACTCGGCGCGCCTCCTCCTCAACCTCCAGGACGACGCGGCGATCGCCGTGGTGAAGGTGCTCGCGGCGTTCGACGACGACCGCATCGGCGAGGAGCGCGCCGTCGAGGAGGTCCGCGACATCCGCGAGATCGTCCTCGCCGACGTGGAGTTCGACGACGAGGACAAGGTGATGCTGATCGACGGCGTCCAGACCTCGCTCGTCCCCGTCTTCTACGCGGCCGAGGAGTACGTCGTCGGCGGCGTCGTCGACGGCGACGTGAGCGAGTTCGTGCGCGCGGCCGCCGAGGCCGAGGAGGGCGACGACCTCGACGCCGCGCTCGGCTACGTGGTCCAGGCCGGCACGCGCGTCATCGACGGCGAGGCGCTCGACATCGAACTCGTCGAGGACCTGGAGTACGGCCTCGTCTCCGAGTGGGTCAACGGGCTCGACTCCCTCCAGTCGGCCATCGAGGACCCGGAAGTCGTCGAAGAGGAGGACTGA
- a CDS encoding SDR family oxidoreductase, with amino-acid sequence MSGATASRPPAVLFTGFPGFLGSALLRRVLARGDGPVACLVQPRYRDLAARRARDIVADVGDEAGDGAAVHLYEGDITEPDLGLGAALDDPDLLGGVDEVYHLAAVYDLSVDADLAEAVNVRGTEHVLDAAERVGVDRLHYVSTCYVSGRYDGVFTAEDLREGQSFNNHYEATKYRAEVAVRERMAEGLPATVYRPAIAVGDSETGETDKLDGPYNLLRLLLAQPRRLAVAFSIPGAADTELNVVPRDYVVDAIAELSGRAETVGETYQLCDPDPLTVPAFVAAMSDAAGRRTVTVPTPKPVAKAAARLLSARGVDVEPATIDYFDHPTRYRCPNASDALADTDVSVPRFGSYVDRIVAFARDHPDLGDDPMT; translated from the coding sequence GTGAGCGGGGCGACGGCCTCGCGGCCGCCGGCGGTCCTGTTCACCGGGTTCCCCGGCTTCCTCGGCTCGGCGCTGCTCCGGCGCGTGCTCGCCCGCGGCGACGGCCCGGTCGCCTGCCTCGTCCAGCCCCGGTACCGCGACCTCGCGGCGCGGCGCGCCCGCGACATCGTCGCCGACGTCGGGGACGAGGCCGGCGACGGGGCGGCCGTCCACCTCTACGAGGGCGACATCACGGAGCCGGACCTCGGGCTGGGCGCGGCGCTCGACGACCCCGACCTGCTCGGCGGCGTCGACGAGGTGTACCACCTCGCCGCGGTGTACGACTTGAGCGTCGACGCCGACCTCGCCGAGGCGGTGAACGTCCGCGGCACGGAACACGTCCTCGACGCGGCCGAGCGCGTCGGCGTCGACCGCCTCCACTACGTCAGCACCTGCTACGTCAGCGGCCGGTACGACGGGGTTTTCACCGCCGAGGACCTCCGCGAGGGCCAGTCGTTCAACAACCACTACGAGGCGACGAAATACCGTGCCGAGGTCGCGGTGCGGGAGCGGATGGCCGAGGGGCTCCCGGCGACCGTCTACCGCCCGGCGATCGCCGTCGGCGACAGCGAGACGGGCGAGACCGACAAACTCGACGGCCCCTACAACCTCCTGCGGCTGCTCCTCGCGCAGCCGCGGCGGCTGGCGGTCGCGTTCTCGATCCCCGGCGCGGCGGACACGGAGCTGAACGTCGTGCCCCGGGACTACGTGGTCGACGCGATCGCCGAACTGAGCGGTCGCGCCGAGACCGTCGGGGAGACGTACCAGCTCTGCGACCCCGACCCGCTCACCGTCCCGGCGTTCGTCGCCGCGATGAGCGACGCCGCGGGGCGCCGGACGGTCACGGTCCCGACGCCGAAGCCCGTCGCGAAGGCGGCCGCGAGGCTGCTCTCGGCGCGCGGCGTCGACGTGGAGCCGGCGACGATCGACTACTTCGACCACCCGACCCGCTACCGCTGCCCGAACGCGAGCGACGCGCTGGCGGACACCGACGTCTCCGTCCCGCGGTTCGGGTCGTACGTCGACCGGATCGTCGCGTTCGCGCGGGACCACCCCGACCTCGGCGACGACCCGATGACGTGA
- a CDS encoding TatD family hydrolase, which yields MTEDLGTPVLDDHLHLDPRHGRGIEAVEEFARLGGTHLLVVNKPSWLLGVEPDEPDDFRAVFEETLETVAAASETLPGRAWPVLGVHPGLISRLVDERGFSPEAARDLMRGGLSVASEYVADGDALALKSGRPHYDVTDAVWDASNAVTRRAFELGAEVDCAVQLHTEATEDLTDLAAVADEVGLDPSKVVKHYAAGELAGVTPSVMSDKERLERAAEAGEPFLMETDFVDDPDRPGMVLGPKTVPRRVRWLLEEGHEEAVRRAHVETPRDVYGIDTEATLERGEP from the coding sequence ATGACCGAGGACCTCGGCACGCCCGTGCTAGACGACCACCTCCACCTCGACCCGCGACACGGCCGCGGGATCGAGGCCGTCGAGGAGTTCGCGCGGCTCGGCGGCACGCACCTGCTCGTCGTGAACAAGCCCTCGTGGCTGCTCGGCGTCGAGCCCGACGAGCCCGACGACTTCCGCGCCGTCTTCGAGGAGACGTTAGAGACCGTCGCGGCCGCCAGCGAGACGCTCCCGGGGCGCGCGTGGCCCGTCCTCGGCGTCCATCCGGGACTGATCAGCCGGCTCGTCGACGAACGCGGCTTCTCGCCCGAGGCGGCCCGCGACCTCATGCGCGGCGGCCTGTCGGTCGCGAGCGAGTACGTCGCGGACGGCGACGCGCTCGCGCTGAAGTCCGGCCGCCCCCACTACGACGTGACCGACGCGGTGTGGGACGCGTCGAACGCGGTCACTCGTCGGGCGTTCGAGCTGGGCGCTGAAGTCGACTGCGCGGTCCAGCTCCACACCGAGGCGACCGAGGACCTGACCGACCTCGCCGCGGTCGCCGACGAGGTCGGACTCGACCCCTCGAAGGTCGTGAAACACTACGCCGCGGGCGAGCTGGCGGGCGTCACGCCGAGCGTGATGAGCGACAAGGAGCGGCTGGAGCGCGCCGCCGAGGCGGGCGAGCCGTTCCTGATGGAGACGGACTTCGTGGACGACCCCGACCGCCCGGGGATGGTGCTCGGCCCGAAGACCGTCCCCCGGCGGGTGCGCTGGCTGCTGGAGGAGGGTCACGAGGAGGCGGTCCGCCGGGCGCACGTCGAGACGCCGCGCGACGTGTACGGGATCGACACCGAGGCGACGCTGGAGCGGGGGGAGCCGTGA